Proteins from a single region of Runella sp. SP2:
- a CDS encoding FtsX-like permease family protein: MPHTPPRWARTLLRWWADPNTSEEVEGDLLELYNHWVATVGQRKADWKYTLNALKLLRPFAKDKRSDYPTTYLYSPTMIRNYFKIAFRNLLKQKVYSSFNLIGLALGLSCGLLLTLHIKEELSYEKDFPKHERIFRMVTTEWSKSQPPLAREMMNFFPEIQDAVRFSSRGSQITNNGPDKQAETSGYYADSSVVTVFDLKPISGNPFKALQEPEAVVITKQTAEKFFGAQNPIGQKLTFDSKEDLWVRAVVDNLPNNSHLKFDYLVSMPTFYQQTSPDWTSSRGWMFGWTYILLKDAKDAQKIEKRLNDFYVKFYQPNGDEEKKKVAEFASTARLQPLTDIHLTSNLIQEMGPNSSILYVYIFIAVEILILIIACVNFINLFTTQALKRAKEVGMRKALGAKKAQVVTQFLGEAFILIILSGLIAICLYRLVIPFYNSMAGKQLSGWEFLQPANLLIMIAMVLFVGLLSGLFPALFISKFDPIASLKSDKLPKSSATVLRKSLIVLQFVVSGFLISSTILIYQQMNLFKNKELGFDKEQVIAIKLYGNLKEKVLANSAVFKNELTRNPNVVAVGQSSNLIGDDLSVEGITPLNPPAGKEFPSFKVSRIDEDFLTVLNIPLKEGRNFSRQFNDSATFIINEKAAKILELKNPVGAIIVNHSMGVQGKVVGVVKDYNFASLHSQVEPLVLEYKPAWTGNILVKIAAGNIPQTIHYLKTTVEKVAPNTMFSYTFLDERMATLYKKEDTMSQILNAFSGLAIIISCLGLFGVVAHESKLRTKEIGIRKVLGASVPNLVVLLSGSFLKLVLIGIVIATPLAWYAMNQWLQDFEYRIELQWWVFAVAGLLVVGIALLTVAFQSIKAALVNPVKSLKSE, translated from the coding sequence ATGCCGCACACACCACCGCGCTGGGCCAGAACACTGCTGAGATGGTGGGCCGACCCCAACACTTCTGAGGAGGTAGAAGGTGATTTATTGGAATTATACAACCATTGGGTAGCTACCGTTGGCCAGCGCAAAGCCGATTGGAAATATACCTTGAATGCCCTCAAACTTTTACGGCCATTTGCCAAAGACAAACGATCTGATTATCCCACAACCTATTTATACAGTCCAACGATGATACGTAATTATTTCAAAATCGCTTTTCGTAACCTCCTCAAACAGAAGGTTTATAGCTCGTTCAACCTTATCGGCTTAGCCCTTGGGCTCTCCTGCGGTTTGCTACTAACGCTACACATCAAAGAAGAATTGAGCTACGAAAAAGACTTTCCGAAGCACGAGCGTATCTTCCGAATGGTTACCACCGAATGGTCTAAATCGCAACCTCCATTGGCGAGAGAAATGATGAACTTCTTTCCTGAGATTCAAGATGCCGTTCGTTTTTCTAGCAGAGGTTCACAAATCACCAATAACGGCCCCGACAAACAAGCCGAAACGTCGGGTTATTATGCAGATTCTTCTGTAGTGACTGTTTTTGACTTAAAACCCATCAGTGGTAATCCTTTCAAAGCATTGCAAGAGCCTGAAGCGGTGGTGATTACGAAACAAACGGCGGAAAAATTCTTTGGAGCTCAAAATCCAATTGGCCAAAAATTGACATTTGATAGCAAAGAAGATTTGTGGGTACGGGCTGTCGTTGATAATCTGCCCAATAATAGCCATCTCAAGTTTGATTATTTGGTTTCGATGCCTACGTTTTACCAACAAACTTCCCCAGACTGGACGAGCAGTAGGGGTTGGATGTTTGGTTGGACTTATATTTTGCTCAAAGACGCAAAAGACGCCCAGAAAATAGAAAAACGGCTGAACGACTTTTACGTTAAATTTTATCAACCCAACGGCGACGAAGAGAAGAAAAAAGTAGCCGAATTTGCCAGTACAGCCCGCCTTCAGCCACTGACCGACATTCACCTTACTTCCAATTTGATTCAAGAAATGGGACCAAACAGCAGTATTTTGTATGTCTATATTTTCATTGCTGTTGAAATTCTGATTCTAATTATTGCTTGTGTTAATTTCATTAATCTTTTTACTACCCAGGCACTCAAACGCGCCAAAGAAGTTGGAATGCGGAAGGCGTTGGGTGCTAAAAAGGCACAGGTGGTGACGCAGTTTTTGGGTGAAGCGTTTATTTTAATCATCCTTTCGGGACTGATTGCGATTTGTCTCTATCGCCTTGTCATTCCGTTTTATAATTCAATGGCGGGCAAACAACTTTCGGGTTGGGAATTTCTTCAACCTGCTAACTTGTTGATAATGATTGCGATGGTTTTATTCGTGGGGTTGTTGTCGGGCTTGTTTCCAGCTCTGTTTATCTCAAAATTTGACCCAATTGCATCGCTAAAATCGGATAAGCTCCCCAAATCATCAGCAACGGTATTGCGAAAAAGCCTCATTGTATTGCAATTTGTAGTTTCTGGCTTTTTGATTAGCTCTACGATTTTGATTTATCAGCAAATGAACTTGTTCAAAAACAAAGAGTTAGGCTTTGACAAAGAACAAGTAATAGCAATAAAACTCTATGGCAATTTAAAAGAAAAGGTATTGGCTAATTCAGCGGTTTTCAAAAATGAACTGACGCGCAATCCCAACGTTGTAGCCGTAGGCCAATCTTCCAATTTGATTGGGGATGATTTAAGTGTCGAGGGAATTACGCCGCTGAACCCTCCTGCTGGCAAGGAGTTTCCCTCTTTTAAAGTGAGTCGCATTGATGAAGATTTTTTAACGGTATTGAATATTCCCTTGAAAGAAGGGCGTAATTTTTCACGGCAATTCAACGACTCCGCTACGTTCATTATCAATGAAAAAGCCGCCAAAATATTGGAATTAAAAAATCCAGTAGGAGCAATCATCGTAAATCACTCAATGGGCGTGCAGGGGAAAGTTGTAGGGGTAGTGAAAGACTATAATTTTGCTTCTCTTCACAGCCAAGTAGAGCCACTGGTGTTGGAATACAAACCCGCTTGGACGGGAAATATATTGGTTAAAATTGCCGCAGGTAACATTCCACAAACCATCCATTATCTGAAAACTACGGTAGAAAAAGTGGCGCCTAATACGATGTTTAGTTATACCTTTTTGGATGAACGAATGGCTACGCTCTACAAAAAAGAAGACACCATGAGTCAGATTCTGAATGCTTTCTCGGGCTTGGCTATTATTATTTCCTGCTTGGGGTTATTTGGGGTGGTAGCGCACGAGTCGAAATTGCGAACCAAAGAAATCGGTATTCGGAAAGTATTGGGGGCTTCTGTGCCCAACTTAGTGGTTTTATTGTCTGGCAGTTTTCTCAAACTCGTACTTATCGGTATTGTCATTGCCACACCGCTCGCTTGGTATGCGATGAATCAGTGGCTTCAAGATTTTGAATATCGGATTGAATTGCAATGGTGGGTATTTGCTGTAGCGGGCCTATTGGTAGTTGGAATTGCCCTGTTGACGGTTGCATTTCAATCCATCAAAGCGGCGTTAGTTAACCCCGTCAAATCTTTAAAATCGGAATAA
- a CDS encoding ABC transporter permease: MGLRNTTPTPPRWARTLLRWWANPNTSEEVEGDLLELYNYWVVTFGQRNANWKYTLNAIKLLRPLAKDKRAHYPRTYLYSPTMIRNYFKIAWRNLVAGKGISVINITGLAIGMAGTFLIILWLQNEISFDTFHTNKDRIYQVYGLAANVDGEAYAIPVTSQPLGPTLKKEYPEVEAFARVKGTNSFLITANDKSISGIEGSIVDPDFFQLFSFPLLQGGEMEQLVNPNSIVITEKLAKKLFGNEEALNKTVKIDASDNFTVTGVLKDLPPNTDFHFEYLLPWDYLKKRGDGSINESWLSNNTPTYLLLKPNTNVAAFDAKIKDLTRRYAGRNDVWTHFVFPLDRWHLYDEFKNGQSVGGRIEMVRMFGLIAAFILLIACINFMNLSTARSEKRAKEVGIRKAAGAGKGLLVGQFMMEAFLTAGIAGLLALLIVELALPSFNTLINTELVIPYSNATYWLWTLAFLVFTSLLAGSYPAFYLSSFNPIGIFKKQFKKSQAAVSPRKLLVVTQFTFAILLIISTLVVRNQIQHAQNRAMGYSKNNLIHVPFVGDIDKNYALLKQELLRSGSAASVTKTMNRLTESGSRTWGLRWAGEAPKDTNTALTLFSADADFVKTAGLQLIEGRDIDITKYPTDSFSVLLNETAVKLMGFKNPIGQLLFSKSGKTQWKVVGVVKDYLTGSPYEDIPPTVIEGPGAWFNTMHIKLNPNHTTADNLATIEQIFKKFNAAYPFDYQFIDQEYASQFENEQRLKTLSGLFAVLAIFISCLGLFGLASFVAEQRTKEIGIRKVLGASVPNLWGLLSKEFIGLVMVSLIIASPVAYYFANDWLQQYSYRTEVSGWIFVVTAILAVGITLLTVSYQAIKAATVNPVKSLKSE, encoded by the coding sequence ATGGGTTTGCGCAACACAACTCCCACACCACCGCGCTGGGCCAGAACACTGCTGAGATGGTGGGCCAACCCCAACACCTCTGAGGAGGTAGAAGGTGATTTATTGGAATTATACAACTATTGGGTAGTGACTTTTGGCCAGCGAAACGCCAATTGGAAATATACCTTGAATGCCATCAAACTTTTACGTCCGTTAGCGAAAGACAAACGGGCTCACTATCCAAGAACCTATTTATACAGTCCAACGATGATACGTAATTATTTCAAAATCGCCTGGCGAAATTTGGTCGCAGGCAAAGGTATTTCTGTTATTAATATTACTGGTTTGGCCATCGGGATGGCAGGTACGTTCTTGATCATATTGTGGTTGCAAAACGAAATCAGCTTTGATACGTTTCACACAAACAAAGACCGTATTTACCAAGTATATGGCCTAGCGGCCAACGTCGATGGGGAAGCGTATGCCATTCCTGTGACGTCGCAACCGCTCGGACCAACCCTAAAAAAGGAGTACCCCGAAGTAGAAGCCTTTGCTCGCGTGAAGGGAACCAACAGTTTTTTGATCACAGCCAACGATAAAAGCATCTCAGGGATTGAAGGAAGCATTGTGGACCCTGATTTTTTCCAATTATTTAGTTTCCCTCTGCTGCAAGGTGGAGAAATGGAGCAGTTAGTTAATCCAAACTCTATTGTCATTACCGAAAAGTTGGCTAAAAAGCTTTTTGGGAACGAAGAGGCGCTAAACAAGACTGTTAAAATTGATGCCTCTGACAATTTTACTGTGACAGGTGTTCTAAAAGACTTGCCGCCCAATACGGACTTTCATTTTGAGTATTTACTGCCTTGGGACTACCTAAAAAAACGCGGCGACGGGTCTATCAATGAAAGCTGGCTCAGTAACAATACCCCAACGTATCTGCTCTTAAAACCCAATACCAATGTGGCGGCCTTTGACGCAAAAATCAAAGACTTAACGCGGCGCTACGCAGGGCGCAATGATGTTTGGACTCATTTTGTATTTCCGCTCGACCGCTGGCATTTGTACGATGAATTTAAAAATGGGCAATCGGTCGGTGGTCGTATTGAAATGGTGCGAATGTTTGGGTTGATTGCTGCTTTTATTTTGTTGATTGCGTGCATCAATTTTATGAACCTCAGCACGGCTCGTTCCGAAAAGCGAGCCAAAGAAGTGGGGATTCGGAAAGCAGCAGGGGCTGGCAAAGGGCTGTTGGTGGGGCAATTTATGATGGAAGCCTTTCTGACAGCGGGCATTGCGGGGCTTCTTGCCTTGTTGATTGTTGAATTGGCGCTACCTTCTTTCAATACACTCATCAATACCGAACTCGTCATTCCGTATTCCAATGCTACGTATTGGCTCTGGACACTGGCCTTTTTGGTATTTACAAGTTTGTTGGCAGGGAGTTATCCTGCTTTTTACTTGTCGTCTTTTAACCCCATTGGGATTTTCAAAAAACAATTTAAAAAGAGCCAAGCCGCTGTGTCGCCGCGTAAGTTGTTGGTAGTAACGCAGTTTACGTTTGCTATTTTGCTCATCATTTCTACTTTGGTGGTGAGAAATCAGATACAACATGCGCAGAATAGAGCAATGGGGTATTCAAAAAACAACTTGATTCACGTTCCTTTTGTGGGTGATATTGATAAAAACTATGCGTTGCTCAAGCAAGAATTGCTCCGTTCGGGCAGTGCCGCCTCGGTGACCAAAACCATGAACCGACTCACGGAAAGTGGTTCACGTACGTGGGGGTTACGCTGGGCTGGTGAAGCCCCTAAAGACACTAATACCGCCCTTACGTTATTCAGTGCCGATGCAGACTTTGTTAAAACCGCAGGGTTACAGTTGATAGAAGGACGAGACATTGATATTACGAAATACCCTACAGATAGTTTTTCGGTGCTTTTGAACGAAACGGCGGTTAAGTTGATGGGCTTTAAAAATCCCATTGGCCAACTCCTGTTTAGTAAATCTGGAAAAACGCAGTGGAAAGTGGTGGGAGTAGTGAAAGATTATCTAACGGGGTCACCCTACGAAGATATACCTCCTACAGTGATTGAAGGCCCAGGGGCGTGGTTTAATACGATGCACATTAAACTCAATCCTAATCATACTACCGCAGACAACCTTGCGACTATCGAGCAGATTTTTAAAAAATTCAATGCAGCGTATCCATTTGATTATCAATTTATAGACCAAGAATACGCCAGTCAGTTTGAAAATGAGCAACGGCTCAAAACGCTCTCGGGGCTATTTGCAGTTTTAGCCATCTTTATTTCCTGTTTGGGATTATTTGGACTGGCCAGTTTTGTGGCCGAACAACGCACCAAAGAAATCGGGATTCGTAAAGTACTGGGTGCATCTGTTCCAAATCTTTGGGGGTTGCTCTCGAAAGAATTTATCGGATTGGTAATGGTTTCGCTTATCATTGCTTCGCCCGTCGCGTATTATTTTGCCAATGACTGGTTGCAACAATACAGTTATCGTACCGAGGTTTCGGGGTGGATTTTTGTGGTAACGGCCATTTTAGCTGTTGGCATTACACTGTTGACGGTGAGTTATCAAGCTATTAAAGCCGCCACAGTAAATCCCGTCAAATCCTTAAAATCAGAATAA
- a CDS encoding PadR family transcriptional regulator: MKRTFLGEFEEIVLLTVAILGEEAYGVTVTQELEQKTGRSVGFSSVHTTLQRLEEKGFLASQMGGATAERGGRRKRFFTVTAAGRRALVEVKQVREELWAALPTQTLQLMGG, from the coding sequence ATGAAACGAACCTTTTTGGGAGAATTTGAAGAAATCGTTTTGCTAACGGTGGCCATTTTGGGCGAAGAAGCTTACGGTGTGACCGTCACGCAAGAACTGGAGCAAAAAACGGGGCGCTCGGTAGGGTTTAGCTCCGTGCATACGACCCTGCAACGCTTGGAAGAGAAGGGATTTCTGGCTTCTCAGATGGGCGGTGCGACGGCTGAGCGCGGTGGGCGTCGCAAACGATTTTTTACGGTGACGGCCGCAGGAAGAAGAGCGCTGGTAGAAGTCAAACAAGTGCGAGAGGAGCTTTGGGCAGCTTTGCCTACTCAAACCTTGCAGTTAATGGGCGGATAA
- a CDS encoding HipA family kinase: MRITDDAYRLPTLKALRFNKILETGANKPGIINARDLSIRQSYDSVVKFRGAERMSPEACARELLAAFIAKHMGIRVVEPVLVEIVHDFVETERGQPHFQTLSKSIGLNYGSIYLPNYDTIPVFQPLNDYELTHAQKVVLFDLFIQNCDRRHEKPNIMSNGQELVIYDHELAFSFVHDIFRNKRPFELREADKSWIDSLFLLPKIKKLPIPEAYFIEALESLDNIFWDKAFELIPQEWQTQQLQEIRTYLTEIVNNASLFTQSIKTLFI, from the coding sequence ATGCGTATAACTGATGATGCATACCGCTTACCCACTTTAAAAGCGCTTCGTTTTAATAAAATTTTAGAGACCGGAGCAAATAAGCCTGGCATTATAAATGCTCGAGATTTATCTATTCGCCAGTCTTATGACAGTGTCGTCAAATTTAGAGGGGCAGAACGCATGAGCCCTGAGGCTTGCGCCCGTGAACTGCTTGCCGCATTTATTGCTAAGCACATGGGTATTCGAGTAGTGGAACCTGTTTTAGTAGAAATAGTCCATGATTTTGTTGAAACAGAACGTGGCCAACCTCATTTTCAAACTTTATCGAAGAGCATAGGATTAAACTATGGTTCCATTTATTTACCTAATTATGACACTATACCAGTATTTCAACCACTTAACGACTATGAACTAACTCATGCACAAAAAGTTGTTTTGTTTGATTTGTTTATTCAAAATTGTGATCGTCGCCACGAAAAGCCTAACATAATGTCAAACGGGCAAGAGCTAGTGATTTATGACCATGAATTGGCTTTCAGTTTTGTTCATGACATTTTTAGGAATAAACGACCTTTTGAGTTACGAGAGGCTGACAAAAGTTGGATAGATTCACTATTTTTGCTGCCTAAAATAAAAAAGCTTCCAATCCCAGAAGCATACTTCATAGAAGCATTAGAAAGTTTAGATAATATTTTTTGGGATAAGGCGTTTGAGCTAATACCACAAGAATGGCAGACCCAACAACTTCAAGAGATTCGAACATACTTGACTGAAATAGTCAATAACGCTTCGCTATTTACTCAATCCATTAAAACACTTTTCATATGA
- a CDS encoding DUF3037 domain-containing protein produces MTTYEYQILRYLPDQIGGEFVNVGLVLFDPKTNFLKAGFLRSVSRVTSFFTGLDGRHLHRRLRHMEAMMDDFSYQLKNSFQFETYLKINAVTSRYLAKDDTAFQFSEVKRGIDDDLNLAFDELYSRLVEEHIPESSESIRNDYDVWQKLYRPFLEKKGVISRLKAHQVETEKDTIIFNYAWKNEIWHCYQPVTFDLKKSDSIKNKVYKWIGMLDELKTAKEELEIRLLTALPDQDEELLAFILDKLDQKVFGSAKVSVIRQNQAEQFASQVQAKIVQHEKGILKEN; encoded by the coding sequence ATGACAACCTACGAATACCAGATACTTCGATACCTACCAGATCAAATTGGTGGAGAGTTTGTTAACGTGGGTTTAGTACTGTTTGACCCTAAAACAAACTTTTTGAAAGCGGGCTTTCTACGTAGTGTTAGCCGTGTAACAAGCTTCTTTACTGGGCTTGATGGGCGCCATCTTCATCGACGTTTGCGACACATGGAAGCCATGATGGATGATTTTTCCTATCAATTAAAGAATTCATTTCAGTTTGAGACGTATTTAAAAATTAATGCTGTAACATCACGTTATTTAGCTAAAGACGACACTGCATTTCAGTTTTCTGAAGTGAAGAGAGGCATTGATGATGATTTAAATTTAGCCTTTGATGAATTATACAGCCGCTTAGTAGAAGAGCATATACCAGAAAGCTCAGAGTCAATTCGTAATGACTATGACGTTTGGCAAAAATTATATCGACCTTTCTTAGAAAAAAAGGGGGTTATTTCTCGACTAAAAGCTCATCAAGTTGAAACTGAGAAAGACACTATAATCTTTAACTACGCTTGGAAGAACGAAATCTGGCATTGTTATCAGCCTGTAACTTTTGATTTAAAGAAAAGTGATTCCATAAAAAATAAAGTATATAAATGGATAGGAATGCTAGATGAACTCAAAACCGCAAAAGAAGAGCTTGAGATTAGATTGCTAACAGCTTTGCCAGACCAAGATGAAGAATTATTGGCATTTATTTTAGATAAGCTTGATCAGAAAGTTTTTGGTTCTGCAAAAGTCTCTGTAATAAGGCAAAATCAGGCAGAACAATTTGCAAGCCAAGTTCAAGCAAAAATCGTTCAACATGAGAAAGGGATTCTAAAAGAAAATTAG
- a CDS encoding ABC transporter permease codes for MHHKPPRFADRFLQFFCAPHLLEEVQGDLHEEFEYQVKRVGARRARWRYWRDVLGFFQPRYIKRKPSQYPQTYSYSPAMLRNYFKIALRNLLKHPTFSLINIAGLAMGLVCCMAIGLYVWDEYQYDRAVPQFEHTYRITERQKQATGLYNVAVTPGPLAAALKNDFPEIAETVRVGAWSGLLQYEQKTVEPEAMRVVDASFLSFFGFKLLKGNPQTVLSSPDEVVISEAVAERFFGKNWSAQSILGKTIQYSQKRSLRLTGVVENAPARSHLQYDVLLPFIYFQLNDKWSYNWNSNNYHTYLKLRPDANATIFAQKLAGQLKKYDKDNETPLLLQPLRDIYLYSNFDFGTDWGKRGNIRYVQIFMAVGLIVLFIALFNFINLSTARATQRAREVGVRKSVGALRSSLIVQFWGESLLMTSLALGVGFVLLNLLLPFFSDLSGKPMTLPFQEPLFWASMAVVLVLISFLTGLYPAFYLSSFRPVRVLKGIFDKKSGTSFRKTLVVTQFVMSVVLIIGTIGLYQQLQFMQNKKLGFDKEQLLYVRLKGDLREKSLTMKELLLKQGSIASVSATTNTLVDVQNTSYIEWPGKAPKDEVLITQINVDADFLKTTGMKLAAGRNFSSHIASDTSNKFGTYLINETAAKRMGWTSQQALGKKVNFWGLEGEIVGVLRDFHFRPMSVKIDPFIVRFRPKEFYFNLLVKTQPGQTQQALADMARIYKQFEPNHPFSYGFVNQDLDRQYAIEQRTGQLLLSFSILAILIACLGLFGLATFTTEQRIKEIGIRKILGASIANITGLLSKDFIKLVVIANVIAFPLAHYGLSQWLQNFEYRIGIEWWIFVATAILAVGISLATVSVQAIKAALVNPVKSLKTE; via the coding sequence ATGCATCACAAACCACCCCGCTTTGCCGACCGCTTTTTGCAGTTTTTCTGCGCGCCTCACTTGCTGGAAGAAGTGCAGGGCGATTTGCACGAAGAATTTGAGTACCAAGTCAAACGCGTGGGTGCGCGGCGCGCTCGTTGGCGTTACTGGCGCGACGTGCTGGGCTTTTTTCAGCCACGGTATATCAAACGAAAACCCTCTCAGTATCCTCAAACTTATTCCTACAGCCCAGCTATGCTACGAAACTATTTTAAAATCGCGCTTCGGAACCTGTTGAAGCATCCTACTTTTTCGCTCATCAACATCGCAGGCTTGGCCATGGGACTGGTTTGCTGTATGGCCATCGGTTTATACGTATGGGACGAATACCAATACGACCGCGCTGTGCCGCAGTTTGAGCACACCTACCGAATCACTGAAAGGCAAAAACAAGCCACAGGACTTTACAACGTTGCCGTAACGCCTGGGCCGCTGGCTGCTGCGCTCAAAAATGACTTTCCTGAAATTGCCGAAACCGTGCGCGTAGGGGCGTGGTCGGGGCTGCTTCAGTACGAGCAAAAGACGGTGGAGCCCGAAGCAATGCGAGTGGTCGATGCGTCGTTTTTGTCTTTTTTCGGTTTTAAACTTTTGAAAGGAAATCCACAAACCGTTTTATCCTCTCCCGATGAAGTCGTGATTAGTGAAGCCGTCGCCGAACGCTTTTTTGGAAAAAACTGGTCCGCTCAGTCTATTTTGGGTAAAACGATTCAATATAGTCAAAAACGGTCCCTTCGTTTGACGGGCGTCGTTGAAAACGCGCCCGCCCGTTCGCATCTTCAATACGATGTGTTGTTGCCTTTTATCTATTTTCAATTGAACGACAAATGGAGTTACAATTGGAACAGTAACAATTACCATACTTACCTCAAACTCAGGCCCGATGCCAATGCGACTATTTTTGCTCAAAAATTGGCAGGACAGCTCAAAAAATACGACAAAGACAACGAAACGCCCCTTTTGCTGCAACCTTTGCGCGATATTTATTTATATTCTAACTTCGATTTTGGGACGGATTGGGGAAAACGTGGCAACATCCGTTACGTCCAGATTTTCATGGCCGTGGGGTTGATTGTGCTGTTTATTGCCTTGTTTAATTTTATCAATTTATCCACCGCCCGTGCTACCCAACGAGCGCGCGAAGTGGGGGTGCGCAAAAGCGTAGGTGCGTTGCGTTCCAGCCTTATCGTTCAATTTTGGGGAGAGTCGCTGTTGATGACCAGTTTGGCACTGGGAGTCGGGTTTGTACTATTGAATTTGTTGCTACCTTTTTTCAGTGACTTGTCGGGTAAACCTATGACATTGCCGTTTCAAGAGCCCTTATTTTGGGCTTCCATGGCGGTTGTTTTGGTGCTTATTAGCTTTTTAACGGGGCTTTATCCTGCGTTTTATTTGTCCTCTTTCCGTCCAGTACGCGTTTTGAAAGGCATTTTTGATAAAAAATCAGGCACAAGTTTTCGGAAAACGCTGGTGGTGACGCAGTTTGTGATGTCGGTTGTTTTAATCATTGGTACCATTGGGCTGTACCAGCAATTACAATTTATGCAAAACAAAAAATTGGGTTTTGATAAAGAACAGTTGCTCTATGTACGTCTGAAGGGCGACCTGCGTGAAAAGTCATTGACAATGAAGGAGTTATTGCTAAAACAAGGTAGTATTGCCTCGGTATCGGCCACGACCAATACGCTGGTAGATGTCCAAAACACTTCTTATATCGAATGGCCAGGAAAGGCACCCAAAGATGAAGTATTGATTACGCAAATCAACGTAGATGCCGATTTTCTGAAAACTACGGGTATGAAATTAGCCGCTGGACGCAACTTTTCGTCGCACATCGCGAGCGATACGAGTAACAAATTTGGCACTTACCTCATCAACGAAACTGCTGCCAAACGCATGGGCTGGACGTCTCAGCAGGCATTGGGTAAAAAAGTAAACTTCTGGGGTTTGGAAGGTGAAATTGTAGGGGTATTGCGCGATTTTCACTTCCGCCCAATGAGCGTAAAAATTGACCCTTTCATCGTTCGCTTTCGACCTAAAGAGTTTTATTTCAACCTGTTGGTCAAAACACAGCCTGGTCAAACCCAGCAAGCTTTGGCCGACATGGCCCGTATCTATAAACAGTTTGAGCCGAATCATCCTTTCAGCTACGGGTTTGTGAATCAGGACTTAGACCGACAATATGCCATTGAACAGCGTACAGGCCAATTGCTGTTGAGCTTCTCTATTCTTGCGATTTTAATTGCCTGCTTGGGTTTATTTGGATTGGCCACGTTCACCACCGAGCAGCGCATCAAAGAAATTGGTATCCGCAAAATATTGGGAGCTTCGATTGCCAATATCACGGGGTTATTGTCCAAAGATTTTATTAAATTGGTAGTGATTGCCAACGTCATCGCGTTTCCATTGGCCCACTACGGGCTCAGCCAATGGCTCCAAAATTTTGAGTACCGTATCGGTATCGAATGGTGGATATTTGTGGCTACGGCTATCTTGGCCGTTGGAATTAGCCTTGCAACCGTCAGCGTCCAAGCCATCAAAGCGGCCTTGGTTAACCCCGTGAAATCGTTGAAAACGGAATAA